In Treponema primitia ZAS-2, a genomic segment contains:
- a CDS encoding ABC transporter ATP-binding protein — MGDKLAVRDLVHIFNKQEVLHRISFTVKEGEFLSILGPSGCGKTTILRILIGLLAPTAGSIIKDGVDITRVPPAGRNMGIVFQNYALFQNMTVLGNVEYALRCNRDRRGQARAIAENIIEQVGLTEHIRKKPYKLSGGQQQRVAIARTLAMNPEIILFDEPMSALDAATRLLLRKEIKRIQEQFHSTMVYITHDQEEAFALSDRIMVMDNGVIHQLDTPENIIASPADNFVREFVIDNLELKINSLVKYVQVKR; from the coding sequence ATGGGGGATAAATTAGCGGTTCGGGATCTTGTTCATATTTTTAATAAACAAGAGGTGTTGCACCGCATTAGTTTTACCGTAAAGGAAGGGGAATTTTTATCTATCCTGGGGCCCTCCGGCTGCGGGAAGACCACTATTCTGCGCATCCTTATCGGCCTCCTGGCCCCCACTGCCGGCAGTATCATCAAGGATGGGGTAGATATTACCCGTGTTCCCCCGGCGGGCCGCAACATGGGGATTGTGTTCCAGAACTACGCCTTGTTCCAGAACATGACGGTTCTGGGCAATGTGGAATACGCCCTCCGCTGTAACCGGGACCGTAGGGGACAGGCCCGGGCCATAGCGGAAAATATTATCGAACAGGTGGGGCTGACTGAGCATATACGCAAGAAGCCCTACAAGCTATCCGGGGGCCAGCAGCAGCGGGTAGCCATAGCCCGTACCCTGGCGATGAACCCGGAGATCATCCTTTTTGACGAACCCATGTCCGCCCTGGATGCCGCCACCCGGCTCCTGCTGCGGAAGGAAATCAAGCGTATCCAGGAACAGTTCCATTCCACCATGGTTTACATCACCCACGATCAGGAGGAGGCCTTTGCCCTTTCGGACCGGATTATGGTGATGGACAATGGAGTTATCCACCAGTTGGACACTCCGGAAAACATTATCGCTAGTCCTGCGGATAACTTTGTCCGGGAATTTGTCATTGACAACCTGGAACTGAAGATCAATTCCCTGGTCAAGTATGTGCAGGTCAAGCGGTGA